From a region of the Leptospira venezuelensis genome:
- a CDS encoding Cys-rich protein — MKKTILATLILLATVFTGFSSVSAQSQACNQICDFYTNCVEGQKKLSAADKQKVGAGCLNTCRKNHSAVTSCYETHSGQCTAFNSCLMESYKGKK; from the coding sequence ATGAAAAAAACAATCCTCGCAACCCTAATCTTGCTAGCTACGGTTTTCACCGGATTCTCCTCCGTTTCCGCTCAAAGCCAAGCATGCAACCAGATCTGTGATTTTTACACAAACTGCGTAGAAGGGCAAAAAAAGCTTAGTGCTGCAGATAAACAAAAAGTGGGAGCCGGTTGTTTGAATACCTGCCGTAAAAATCATTCAGCAGTTACTTCTTGTTATGAAACTCATTCTGGTCAATGTACAGCTTTCAATAGCTGCTTGATGGAAAGTTATAAAGGTAAAAAATAA